One window of the Podospora pseudopauciseta strain CBS 411.78 chromosome 4, whole genome shotgun sequence genome contains the following:
- a CDS encoding hypothetical protein (EggNog:ENOG503P9RT; COG:N): MAESTSPIPFKRLEQIASDACNSVLENVEFYEHPKTAGWNETIIQKVLKALMSEATPAGASSPQYKFAINSTIVQHVVPTSQLNKPTSTGTTDAEAAAATKKQAGRRGMHSATGGYWNEKTDGMWSYKWDGDAKGLDVVLMLIWIAV, translated from the exons ATGGCTGAGTCTACCTCT CCAATTCCCTTCAAGCGTCTCGAGCAGATTGCTTCCGAT GCCTGCAACAGCGTTCTCGAGAACGTCGAGTTTTACGAGCACCCCAAGACCGCAGGATGGAATGAGACCATTATC CAAAAAGTCCTCAAGGCGCTAATGTCCGAGGCCACCCCCGCCGGCGCCTCATCCCCCCAGTACAAGTTTgccatcaacagcaccaTCGTCCAGCACGTCGTCCCCACCTCCCAGCTCAACAAGCCGACAAGTACAGGCACCACCGACGCCGAGGCTGCTGCCGCGACGAAGAAGCAGGCTGGCCGCCGGGGCATGCACAGCGCGACGGGCGGTTACTGGAACGAGAAGACGGATGGAATGTGGAGCTACAAGTGGGATGGCGATGCCAAGGGGCTggatgtggtgttgatgctTATCTGGATTGCCGTTTAG
- the nrf1 gene encoding GTPase regulator Nrf1 (COG:O; COG:U; EggNog:ENOG503P2Q0; BUSCO:EOG09265IBC), with the protein MSSQPLLQTAPGKRIALPTRVEPKVFFANERTFLSWLNFTVILGALAIGMLNFGDRPAFISAFLFTGVAMATMIYALITYHWRAKSIRMRGQAGFDDRFGPTFLAIILLLAVVVNFVLRITYSHQEGEKP; encoded by the exons ATGTCCAGCCAACCACTCCTCCAAACCGCCCCAG GCAAGCGCatcgccctccccacccGCGTCGAGCcaaaagtcttcttcgccaacGAGCGCACCTTCCTCTCATGGCTCAACTTCACCGTCATCCTTGGCGCCCTCGCCATCGGCATGCTCAACTTTGGCGACCGCCCCGCCTTCATCTCCGCCTTCTTGTTCACCGGCGTGGCGATGGCGACCATGATTTATGCCCTGATAACGTACCACTGGCGAGCAAAGTCTATACGGATGAGGGGGCAGGCCGGGTTCGACGACAGGTTTGGCCCCACTTTTTTGGCGATTATTCTGctgctggcggtggtggtcaacTTTGTGTTGAGGATCACGTACTCGCatcaggagggggagaagccTTGA
- a CDS encoding hypothetical protein (EggNog:ENOG503P3NT; COG:S) has protein sequence MLTMLEQVPSPYTREEHWLNEQSLVRNGDNKRAPRRSHTHHDYCIPQPPVFTLQTIHSPPPSPGFSQDSCQSSTVTSPSEEHNRQLQLQQQPPRPVAAPRRPPLGPPRRSYSVTDKEPLPHHHRPGGRLQLMDLPPEIHYAIFDFLDPIDSTCLGLTNSNLYSIHRRLHGTVPLAVHRAGPNELEWAWHLAGQHVAAKPSLLTQKNEPGPKEGLGPEERKALICLRVRGQALCRKCVVSRCQLQTHIKDWMGEKYEYCDITQKFGPKAEEGARKKCERSSPRHSNWCARHGKKKGAAVKKQQQEATGQIHGTV, from the coding sequence ATGCTTACTATGCTGGAGCAGGTCCCCTCTCCCTATACCAGGGAGGAGCATTGGTTAAACGAGCAAAGCCTCGTAAGGAACGGAGACAACAAGCGTGCTCCGCGAAGGTCACACACTCACCACGACTACTGCATTCCTCAACCACCAGTCTTCACACTCCAGACCATCCACTCCCCTCCGCCATCGCCCGGGTTCTCACAGGACTCTTGTCAATCCTCCACAGTAACCAGCCCGTCAGAGGAACACAACAGGCAGCTTCAGCTACAGCAACAACCGCCCCGTCCTGTCGCTGCACCCCGCCGACCTCCCCTCGGGCCCCCTCGCCGTTCCTATTCCGTCACAGATAAGGAAccgctcccccaccaccaccgccctggcGGCCGCCTCCAGCTCATGGACCTCCCCCCAGAGATCCATTACGCCATCTTTGACTTTCTCGACCCAATCGACAGCACCTGCCTTGGGTTGACCAACTCCAACCTCTACTCCATCCACCGCCGGCTCCACGGCACCGTCCCGCTGGCTGTTCACCGCGCCGGGCCCAACGAGCTAGAATGGGCTTGGCACTTGGCCGGGCAGCATGTCGCGGCCAAGCCATCACTTTTGACCCAGAAGAACGAGCCAGGGCcaaaggaggggttgggtcccgaggagaggaaggcgtTGATATGTCTCAGGGTCAGAGGGCAGGCACTTTGCAGGAAGTGTGTGGTGAGTAGGTGTCAGTTGCAGACGCACATCAAGGATTGGATGGGGGAGAAGTATGAGTATTGTGATATCACGCAGAAGTTTGGGCcgaaggcggaggagggggccaGGAAGAAATGTGAAAGGTCTAGTCCGAGGCACAGCAATTGGTGTGCCAGGCatgggaagaagaagggtgcTGCTgtgaagaagcagcagcaggaggcgACGGGGCAGATACATGGGACGGTATAA
- the ADE3 gene encoding tetrahydrofolate synthase (EggNog:ENOG503NVZV; COG:H), whose amino-acid sequence MTLSRLAQRVPTPVLTGSCSTKARQQLISSRLGIESVDGHKLVSTYMPEFRRCSSAQPDDRHSAAPRSAPRQAQSPSPVKVAHAHAQRLRLGLGLARNHTTAFLHSASAQPNSFLAHRAFSSSSAAMVAQKIDGTAVAKRVREQLKAEIAEKKGINPRFEPCLKIIQATYVRMKLKAAEECGISCELIKFDESATEAEIVARVHALNNDPTVHGILVQLPLPSHISEYAVTSAVLSEKDVDGFGTYNIGELAKRGGNPYFVPCTPKGVMVLLEETGVDLKGKNAVVVGRSDIVGSPVSYLLKNADATVTVCHSRTKDLDQHLKNADVVVVAIGKAGFIKGEQLKEGAVVIDVGTNYIPDATKKSGQRLVGDVEFESASQVASHITPVPGGVGPMTVAMLLHNVVASATQWFDAEKQRKIVPLSLALKEPVPSDIAISRAQVPKHVTQIAKEIGISNSELEPYGAYKAKVDLTLLKRLDHRRNGRYVVVTGITPTPLGEGKSTTTMGLAQALGAHVGRLTFANVRQPSQGPTFGIKGGAAGGGYSQVIPMDEFNMHLTGDIHAITAANNLLAAAIDTRMFHESTQKDSALYRRLVPVKNGKRQFSPVMFRRLKKLGIDKTNPDDLTEEEIGKFARLDIDPETITWRRVLDVNDRHLRGITIGTAATEKGHSRQTGFDISVASECMAILALSTDLADMRERLGRMVVASSRSGDPVTADDLGAGGALTALMKDAIKPNLMQSLEGTPVFVHAGPFANISIGNSSILADKMALKLAGTEPDEDHSTKAGFVITEAGFDFTMGGERFFNIKCRTSGLVPDVVVVVATIRALKVHGGGPPISPGAPLSPVYKEENVEILRAGCVNLAKHIANAKSYGVPVVVAINKFSTDTPAEVEVVREEAIKAGAEDAVLANHWAEGGKGAIDLAHAVLAASEKPKDFKLLYGLEGTVQERIEKIAREMYGASSVEFTELAQKKVETYTRQGFGNLPICIAKTQYSISHDPELKGAPTGFTVPVRDVRMAAGAGYLYALAADIQTIPGLPTAPGYLNVDVDLETGEIDGLF is encoded by the exons ATGACGCTCTCGAGACTGGCCCAACGGGTCCCGACTCCGGTCCTGACTGGCTCCTGCTCCACGAAAGCACGCCAGCAGCTTATCAGCAGCCGTTTGGGAATCGAGTCAGTGGATGGCCACAAGCTCGTCAGCACGTATATGCCCGAGTTTCGGCGGTGTTCCTCGGCTCAGCCTGACGACCGCCACTCCGCTGCCCCGCGTTCGGCACCCCGCCAGGCCCAGTCACCGTCACCCGTTAAGGTCGCCCACGCCCACGCCCAACGCCTACGCCTCGGTCTCGGTCTCGCCAGGAACCACACCACCGCTTTCTTGCACTCTGCATCTGCACAACCAAACTCATTCCTTGCTCACAGGGCCTTTTCCAGCTCGTCAGCAGCTATGGTGGCCCAAAAGATTGACGGAACGGCCGTGGCCAAGCGGGTGCGCGAACAGCTTAAGGCTGAGattgccgagaagaagggaatCAACCCACGCTTTGAGCCGTGCTTGAAGATTATCCAAG CCACCTATGTGCGCATGAAGTTGAAAGCCGCCGAGGAG TGCGGCATCTCATGTGAACTCATCAAGTTTGACGAATCGGCCACCGAGGCCGAGATCGTTGCTCGTGTTCATGCTCTTAACAATGACCCAACGGTCCACGGCATCTTGGTCCAGCTCCCATTACCAAGCCATATTTCTGAGTACGCTGTCACATCCGCCGTCCTGAGCGAGAAGGATGTCGACGGCTTCGGCACTTACAACATCGGTGAGCTGGCCAAGCGTGGTGGTAACCCCTATTTCGTCCCCTGCACACCCAAGGGTGTCATGGTCCTTCTCGAGGAAACCGGTGTCGACCTCAAGGGGAAGAACGCCGTGGTTGTTGGCAGAAGCGACATTGTTGGCAGTCCTGTCAGCTACCTCTTGAAGAACGCAGATGCCACCGTCACTGTTTGCCACTCCAGGACCAAGGATCTTGACCAGCACCTCAAGAATGCCGACGTCGTGGTTGTTGCTATTGGCAAGGCTGGTTTCATCAAGGGCGAGCAGCTCAAGGAGGGCGCCGTTGTCATCGACGTTGGCACCAATTACATTCCCGACGCTACCAAGAAGTCTGGTCAGCGTCTCGTTGGCGATGTCGAATTCGAGTCCGCCTCCCAGGTTGCCTCTCACATCACACCCGTCCCCGGCGGTGTTGGTCCCATGACTGTCGCCATGCTCCTTCACAACGTTGTTGCCTCTGCGACACAGTGGTTTGATGCTGAGAAGCAGAGGAAGATTGTGCCCCTGAGCCTTGCTCTCAAGGAGCCAGTTCCATCAGACATTGCCATCTCGCGGGCTCAAGTGCCCAAGCACGTTACTCAGATCGCCAAGGAGATTGGCATTTCAAACTCGGAGCTCGAGCCATATGGTGCCTACAAGGCCAAGGTCGACCTTACTCTTCTCAAGCGCTTGGATCATCGCCGAAATGGTCGCTATGTTGTTGTTACCGGTatcacccccacccctctcGGTGAGGGCAAgtctaccaccaccatgggTCTTGCTCAAGCCTTGGGCGCCCATGTTGGTCGTCTTACTTTTGCCAACGTTCGTCAGCCAAGTCAAGGCCCAACGTTCGGCATCAAGGGCGGTGCTGCCGGCGGTGGTTACAGTCAGGTCATTCCCATGGACGAGTTCAACATGCATTTGACTGGTGATATCCACGCCATCACCGCTGCtaacaacctcctcgccgctGCTATTGATACCCGCATGTTCCACGAGAGCACTCAGAAGGATTCCGCCCTCTACAGACGACTGGTCCCGGTCAAGAACGGCAAGAGACAGTTCTCGCCTGTCATGTTCCGCCGCCTGAAGAAGCTCGGCATTGACAAGACCAACCCTGATGATCTTACCGAGGAGGAAATCGGCAAGTTCGCCCGTCTTGATATCGACCCAGAGACTATCACCTGGAGACGCGTCTTGGACGTCAACGACAGACATCTCCGCGGCATCACTATCGGCACTGCTGCCACCGAGAAGGGCCATAGCCGCCAGACCGGCTTCGACATTTCGGTCGCCAGTGAGTGCATGGCCATTCTCGCTCTCAGCACTGACCTCGCCGACATGCGCGAGCGTCTCGGCAGAATGGTTGTTGCCAGCTCCAGAAGCGGCGATCCCGTCACGGCCGACGACCTCGGTGCCGGTGGTGCTCTTACCGCCCTCATGAAGGACGCCATTAAGCCCAACCTGATGCAGAGTTTGGAAGGCACACCCGTATTCGTCCACGCCGGCCCCTTCGCCAACATCTCCATCGGCAACAgctccatcctcgccgacAAGATGGCCCTCAAGCTCGCGGGTACCGAGCCCGACGAGGACCACTCCACGAAGGCCGGTTTTGTCATCACCGAAGCCGGCTTCGACTTCACCATGGGTGGCGAGCgcttcttcaacatcaaGTGCCGCACCTCCGGCCTCGTCCCcgacgtcgtcgtcgtcgtcgccacCATCCGCGCCCTTAAGGTCCACGGCGGCGggccccccatctcccccggTGCTCCCCTCAGCCCCGTCTACAAGGAGGAAAACGTCGAGATCCTCCGTGCCGGCTGCGTCAACCTTGCCAAGCACATCGCTAACGCCAAGTCCTACGGCGTgcccgtcgtcgtcgccatcAATAAGTTCTCCACCGACACTCCCGCCGAAGTGGAAGTCGTCCGCGAGGAAGCCATCAAGGCCGGCGCCGAAGACGCCGTCCTCGCCAATCACTGGGCCGAAGGCGGCAAGGGCGCCATTGACCTCGCTCATGCTGTCCTTGCCGCTTCGGAGAAGCCCAAGGACTTCAAGCTCTTGTACGGCCTCGAGGGTACCGTCCAGGAGCGCATCGAGAAGATCGCCAGAGAGATGTACGGCGCCTCGTCAGTCGAATTCACCGAGCTGGCTCAGAAGAAGGTCGAGACGTATACCAGACAGGGTTTCGGGAACCTGCCTATTTGCATTGCCAAGACGCAGTATTCCATCAGTCATGACCCTGAGCTCAAGGGCGCGCCGACGGGCTTTACCGTGCCGGTTCGGGATGTGAGGATGGCGGCAGGTGCTGGGTACTTGTATGCGCTGGCGGCCGATATTCAGACGATTCCTGGGTTGCCGACTGCGCCTGGGTATTTGAATGTGGATGTTGATTTGGAGACGGGGGAGATTGATGGGTTGTTTTGA
- the PCT1 gene encoding choline-phosphate cytidylyltransferase (COG:I; BUSCO:EOG09264I9J; EggNog:ENOG503NV4B) — MSSPSSVSQSAGKRKRNNTAGAMNIQQGQVAQPESRDVSAEEGDTTAPESARAASAATAGHPPSKRLRGNPDSASAPTTTDAQAVDPGEPSDTTEASADIAERVTRKGTRKSVVSKEVSNGSTPSFDKPDESMAPPPIGTLTHPVGYRTNDPPTGRPVRVYADGVFDLFHLGHMRQLEQAKKAFPEVYLIVGVTGDEDTHRRKGLTVLSGKERAETVRHCKWVDEVVESCPWIVTPEFLEKHKIDYVAHDDIPYGADEGDDIYAPIKAAGKFLVTQRTEGVSTTGIITKIVRDYEKYIARQLKRGTTRQELNVSWLKKNELELKRHVQDLRDNIRSNWATTGQELSRELRQFWPSSRPQSPARYGPMANNGNDTPSSPSGPPSFTGYFSGPRSPGATTTAGERATSNVNDFVTGYTLGLIGGVRSWMTNKNRRSQSQDDGSQQVSDDESEEGESSNTKESTERRRSSGQNQQLRSGGSSSN, encoded by the exons ATGTCGTCTCCAAGCTCAGTGTCGCAGAGCGCCGGGAAGAGAAAGCGCAACAACACAGCCGGCGCCATGAACATCCAGCAAGGACAGGTTGCCCAGCCCGAGTCCCGGGACGTTTcggccgaggagggcgaCACCACAGCCCCCGAATCCGCCCGAGCTGCCAGTGCGGCCACCGCCGGACACCCGCCCAGCAAACGCCTGCGTGGGAACCCGGACTCGGCCTCCGcaccgacaacaacagacGCCCAGGCGGTTGACCCCGGCGAGCCTAGCGACACCACCGAAGCGAGCGCCGACATTGCTGAGCGTGTTACTCGCAAGGGAACCCGGAAGAGCGTTGTGTCAAAGGAGGTCAGCAATGGAAGCACCCCTTCATTCGACAAGCCGGACGAGTCCAtggcccctcctccaattGGCACCCTCACCCATCCCGTGGGTTACAGAACAAACGATCCCCCCACAGGCCGGCCGGTAAGAGTATATGCTGACGGTGTCTTTGACTTGTTCCATCTCGG TCACATGCGCCAGCTCGAGCAAGCAAAGAAGGCTTTCCCCGAGGTATACTTGATTGTGGGCGTTACTGGCGATGAGGACACCCACCGACGCAAGGGTCTGACAGTTCTCTCTGGCAAGGAGCGGGCGGAGACGGTCAGACATTGCAAGTGGGTGGACGAGGTGGTCGAAAGCTGTCCTTGGATCGTCACTCCCGAGTTCCTTGAGAAGCACAAGATTGACTATGTTGCTCACGACGACATTCCATATGGCGCcgatgagggtgatgacaTCTACGCCCCAATCAAGGCGGCAGGCAAGTTCTTGGTGACGCAACGAACGGAGGGTGTGAGCACCACGGGTATTATCACCAA AATCGTCCGTGATTACGAGAAATACATTGCCCGCCAACTCAAGCGTGGAACTACCCGCCAAGAGCTCAACGTCAGTTGGCTCAAGAAGAACGAGCTTGAACTGAAGCGCCATGTCCAGGATCTGCGTGACAATATCCGCAGTAACTGGGCCACGACGGGACAGGAGCTCAGCAGGGAGTTGCGTCAGTTCTGGCCGTCTAGTCGTCCCCAGAGCCCAGCAAGATACGGACCCATGGCGAACAATGGTAACGACACGCCCAGTAGCCCATCCGGTCCTCCGTCGTTCACGGGGTACTTTAGCGGCCCGAGGAGTCCCGGTGCCACTACTACTGCTGGAGAACGGGCTACCAGCAATGTAAACGACTTTGTGACTGGTTATACTCTTGGTTTGATCGGTGGTGTGAGGTCTTGG ATGACCAACAAGAACCGGAGAAGTCAATCCCAGGACGATGGCAGTCAGCAAGTCAGTGACGATGAGTctgaagagggggagagcAGCAATACGAAAGAGAGCACTGAGAGAAGACGGTCTTCAGGGCAGAATCAGCAACTGAGAtccggcggcagcagcagcaactaA
- a CDS encoding hypothetical protein (COG:S; EggNog:ENOG503P0N1), translating to MASLKFIMDVNDDYQVPDRQQAQNNKKAKVPIKPATTGQLPEEPNPQPHPRHASSSGLAAEEDINPPSPSTLNKKRAASSRGPKPTTTTSTTTPTAPPGTASGSLDTPVPSTTLSPATARPSVRRRSTTSTDSMDRSGGYGSPASSSSMGGGPMRPMPPHPQPSDAVPMRLTPITGRVSRAKKGVPVHVCELCKPAKTFTRAEHLRRHQLSHEEPQFRCSGCDKAFHRQDLLTRHQQKNEHGESSSQPAVNQPSPYAVPSPRPPQPIQISGSQSGSSVPAQGSGQTPSIAAVSSETPSTTYSQPASSPHPTADYRGAAPEYDAYTMSPTTILVTPSSTRFSQTYSQPRTSQMEQLSVITQGIKMPEHREPSPWASSATDSTYSTPVSESLGNAQPWGHSNHLLSPYPNPASRVSPGPGLGGFIHPNPYSSNPHSTHTSHTYSAGTIFPNTMGFSGQDVSNHQASGLSNMHGNTMAGGFRGLTPEPHTSAQASGGLITPAPVLSTGIDPSLGMLRQKQGFMDTRLGAQTAMMTDMSVGYAASGDVSPGGEMTGLNLELGSKYAMHSSMPPSMNIPLPAAIRTAIPGYLDVYWEKVHPVLPIVHRQSFEAEPEDVLRCAMAAVATQHLDTKEDRNRGNQLHEHAWQEAKRAAKWSLQIKQTILLCEYFARFRGRKPVTKPSDLFRHLHQRVSTEQSITAPLSFSLMEDSVSWFFDTSAWSPTSSPVSSVSSFDSITPATIATTSPMVLRHLSPFSNTSWPQAIVPSSYVSPGSSYTDPSSFTHHSRSNTSPSPARSREISRIWSFLFSPERYDSVPATGNSLSFSTVSQSSAQAYLQFVSDTQALCPDSDILDQAMLSSDQHLVNGHERWKRWVEAESCRRLLAACFICDGHTSIYQQHGRVLDGNESLPLFGNSEKLWGASTAEEWHALQACDPVSAHAAAQPACVSDVESLTPEYIEACGRADRMVILGLCALRLPRRPASSSTVALSADNSPAPDFDSSQQARLQQQPQDMEAEQRIQRLFRTCPIANTYLALHHTPLRDLLAVSGDSWAYAQKVLPATIFQEHVRRVRQWAGGSLPGLNILKATLFASRALLGFLDSNRRNVSEDSGSSSSAASSRVADISDYWALHVCVLVCWAFNHGPRNSSKGQQQQQVQVHPRQRSSSGGPSGGSSPASRTSGLSTASTLNSSDDEPIRWLRRVAECSRLEDVLRFRAHREAAGVVGLVRRRMESDCVGSRNKLYVDAMGVLTKIEESAAIRRWF from the exons ATGGCTAGTCTCAAGTTCATAATGGATGTCAACGACGACTACCAAGTGCCGGACCGTCAACAGGCCCAGAATAATAAAAAGGCCAAGGTCCCAATCAAACCGGCCACTACCGGTCAGCTACCAGAAGAACCCAACCCACAACCACACCCGAGGCATGCTAGTAGTTCCGGCCTGGCCGCCGAAGAGGATatcaaccccccttccccctctaCCCTGAACAAGAAACGTGCTGCTTCCTCAAGGGGTCCCAagccaacgacgacaacatcaaccacaaccccaactGCCCCCCCAGGAACGGCAAGCGGATCACTGGATACTCCAGTCCCATCCACGACCTTGTCTCCTGCCACCGCACGACCCTCAGTCCGTCGTCGAAGCACGACAAGTACCGACTCAATGGACCGGTCAGGAGGCTACGGATCTCCcgcctcgtcgtcatcaatGGGAGGCGGACCCATGAGACCTAtgccccctcatcctcaaccatcTGATGCAGTACCGATGAGACTTACCCCCATCACTGGTCGTGTGAGCAGAGCGAAGAAGGGCGTTCCGGTACATGTCTGCGAGCTTTGCAAACCAGCCAAG ACCTTCACAAGAGCCGAGCACTTGAG GCGTCACCAACTCAGCCATGAAGAGCCTCAATTTCGTTGCTCGGGCTGTGACAAGGCATTTCATCGCCAAGATCTGTTGACTAGACATCAGCAGAAGAA CGAGCACGGTGAATCCTCATCCCAGCCAGCGGTTAATCAGCCAAGTCCATATGCTGtgccatcaccaagaccaccacAGCCAATACAGATCTCTGGGTCACAGAGCGGCTCATCAGTGCCGGCCCAAGGGTCTGGGCAAACACCTTCCATCGCGGCCGTCTCTTCTGAGACGCCTTCAACAACATATTCTCAGCCCGCCAGCTCGCCTCATCCAACCGCAGATTACAGAGGGGCCGCACCTGAATACGATGCCTACACAATGTCCCCGACAACCATTCTAGTcacaccatcttcaacacGGTTCTCACAGACGTATTCTCAGCCCAGGACATCACAGATGGAGCAATTGTCCGTAATAACACAGGGTATTAAAATGCCCGAGCACCGGGAACCGTCCCCTTGGGCATCATCGGCCACGGACAGCACTTATTCGACACCGGTATCGGAATCACTGGGAAATGCACAGCCATGGGGGCACTCAAACCACCTTCTCTCCCCATATCCTAATCCGGCTTCTCGAGTCAGCCCCGGGCCTGGACTTGGAGGTTTCATTCACCCGAATCCctactcctccaacccccacaGCACACATACATCGCATACCTATTCGGCCGGAACAATCTTCCCAAATACTATGGGCTTTAGCGGTCAAGACGTCAGCAACCATCAGGCCTCCGGACTGAGCAACATGCACGGGAACACAATGGCTGGCGGCTTTCGAGGCCTCACCCCAGAGCCGCACACCTCGGCTCAAGCAAGTGGCGGTTTGATCACACCCGCCCCCGTCCTTTCCACTGGCATTGACCCTTCGCTCGGAATGCTTCGTCAGAAGCAGGGGTTTATGGACACACGATTAGGTGCCCAAACCGCCATGATGACTGATATGAGCGTTGGATATGCTGCGAGTGGTGATGTGAGCCCGGGTGGCGAGATGACAGGGTTGAACTTGGAGTTGGGTAGCAAGTATGCCATGCACTCCTCCATGCCACCGTCCATGAACATCCCCCTTCCGGCCGCCATCAGGACTGCTATTCCTGGCTATCTTGATGTCTATTGGGAGAAGGTACACCCTGTGCTTCCAATTGTGCATCGGCAGTCATTTGAAGCCGAGCCGGAAGATGTGCTGAGGTGTGCCATGGCAGCCGTAGCCACCCAGCATCTCGACACCAAGGAGGACCGCAACCGGGGGAACCAGCTTCACGAGCACGCGTGGCAGGAGGCGAAGCGA GCAGCAAAATGGAGCCTGCAAATCAAGCAGACGATTCTTCTCTGCGAGTACTTTGCGCGCTTCCGAGGCCGAAAGCCGGTTACCAAGCCCTCAGACCTGTTCAGGCATCTCCACCAGAGGGTGAGTACTGAGCAGTCCATTACTGCACCGCTGTCTTTCTCTCTTATGGAGGATTCTGTTTCTTGGTTCTTCGACACCAGCGCCTGGTCtccaacatcctcccccgTTTCCTCTGTCTCTTCCTTTGATTCCATCACGCCGGCTACCAttgccaccacctctcccatgGTTCTCAGGCACCTGAGCCCCTTCTCGAACACATCATGGCCACAGGCCATTGTCCCTTCATCTTATGTTTCTCCTGGGTCCTCCTACACggatccttcttctttcacGCATCATTCTCGTTCCAAcacctctccttctcctgctcgTTCGCGAGAAATCTCTCGGATCTggtcttttctcttttctcccgAACGATACGACTCTGTACCGGCGACGGGGAATTCTCTTTCATTTTCGACTGTTTCTCAGAGCTCTGCGCAGGCGTACTTACAATTTGTCTCCGACACACAGGCCCTTTGTCCCGACTCCGACATACTCGATCAAGCCATGCTCAGTTCGGACCAGCACTTGGTCAACGGCCACGAGAGGTGGAAGCGCTGGGTTGAAGCCGAGTCCTGCCGTCGGCTTCTCGCAGCTTGCTTCATTTGCGATGGTCATACATCGATCTACCAGCAGCATGGGCGCGTTCTGGATGGCAATGAAAGCCTCCCGTTGTTCGGCAACAGTGAGAAGCTTTGGGGAGCCTCCACGGCAGAGGAGTGGCACGCCCTACAGGCTTGTGACCCGGTCTCTGCCCACGCTGCCGCCCAGCCAGCTTGCGTCTCCGACGTTGAAAGCCTCACCCCAGAATACATTGAAGCCTGCGGCCGGGCAGATCGCATGGTCATCCTTGGCCTATGCGCTCTGCGTCTGCCTCGACGGCCGGCGTCATCATCCACAGTTGCCCTTTCAGCCGACAACTCCCCCGCTCCGGACTTTGATTCAAGCCAGCAAGCACgtctccagcagcaaccccagGACATGGAAGCCGAGCAGCGCATCCAGCGGCTTTTCCGAACCTGCCCCATCGCCAACACCTACCTCGCCCTACACCACACGCCCCTTCGTGATCTCCTGGCCGTCAGCGGCGACTCTTGGGCCTACGCCCAGAAGGTCCTTCCTGCTACCATCTTCCAGGAACACGTCAGGCGAGTCAGGCAGTGGGCTGGCGGCAGCCTTCCGGGCCTCAACATTCTCAAAGCCACCCTCTTTGCCTCGCGTGCCCTGCTCGGGTTTCTGGACAGTAATCGCAGGAATGTGTCTGAagacagcggcagcagcagctcagcTGCATCGTCAAGGGTGGCAGATATATCCGACTACTGGGCCCTCCACGTCTGCGTGCTCGTCTGCTGGGCGTTTAACCACGGTCCGCGGAACAGCAGCAAgggccagcagcagcaacaagtgCAAGTGCACCCCCGGCAACGAAGCAGCAGTGGCGGGCCCAGCGGTGGAAGCAGTCCTGCCTCGAGAACGAGCGGGCTGTCGACCGCGTCCACGCTGAACAGCTCTGATGATGAGCCAATCCGCTGGCTGCGCAGGGTGGCTGAGTGCAGCCGTCTGGAGGACGTCTTAAGGTTCCGGGCCCATCGCGAGGCGGCGGGCGTGGTTGGGCTTGTGAGGCGCCGGATGGAGAGTGACTGTGTCGGCAGTCGGAATAAGCTGTATGTGGACGCCATGGGGGTGTTGAccaagattgaggagagTGCTGCTATCAGGAGGTGGTTCTAG
- a CDS encoding hypothetical protein (COG:A; COG:D; COG:K; EggNog:ENOG50KOG3017), with protein sequence MANKQEIQDTEELLKKRSLSPPHVVDSNTPIIPSEEDAPEPSSLAPSNATNPSDILKALTLHNSLRRSRNIPPLTYDKFLEDSARQWAEHLTKNIGKLQHAADTTQGENIYWVSDGGIEKEPCANAARSWLNEGRWYRGQKVGDPAEGVTGHYTQCMWPRTRRVGIAAVEGVSGNGKRGVYLVARYEPGGNSVGERSY encoded by the coding sequence ATGGCAAACAAGCAGGAGATACAAGACACCGAGGAATTACTCAAGAAACGGTCACTCTCTCCACCACATGTAGTTGACAGTAATACACCTATTATCCCCTCTGAAGAAGACGCACCCGAGCCATCTTCTCTTGCGCCCTCCAAcgccaccaacccctcagACATCCTGAaagccctcaccctccacaaCTCCCTCCGCCGCTCTAGAAACATTCCCCCTCTTACCTACGACAAATTCCTCGAAGACTCCGCCCGTCAATGGGCAGAACACCTAACCAAAAACATCGGCAAACTCCAGCATGCAGCCGACACTACTCAAGGAGAGAACATTTACTGGGTGAGCGACGGTGGAATCGAGAAAGAACCATGTGCGAATGCGGCGAGGAGCTGGCTGAACGAAGGGCGATGGTATAGGGGGCAGAAAGTGGGGGATCCGGCGGAGGGGGTGACTGGGCATTATACTCAGTGTATGTGgccgaggacaagaagggtTGGGATTGCAGCTGTGGAGGGTGTGAGTGGGAATGGAAAGAGAGGAGTTTATCTTGTTGCTAGGTATGAGCCAGGAGGAAATTCTGTAGGGGAGAGGTCATATTAG